A single genomic interval of Paralichthys olivaceus isolate ysfri-2021 chromosome 7, ASM2471397v2, whole genome shotgun sequence harbors:
- the fbxl22 gene encoding F-box and leucine-rich protein 22: MCLRRHHVSRPHNTGCRLIVAAYQPACRCPRDETPLCVSGRLTMHLTQLNHECLLHLFSFLDKDSRRSLSLTSQLLHEIFVDPCLWNLLHFSSPGQLRRDNFVLGPSLRYLTICWYSSRVQVCNIEDWLKSSFQRDICSKHESLVSTFLAHVCHMCPNLLELTLSGCGHITDQDVVSLLQSCRRLRRLHLENCVRITDRSLEGVVAHGDGLEEVKVDFCRNITQAGLQAVRERRPGLQLTAERSADMIPDSKPEEKVPLRRTLQKVLLFS; the protein is encoded by the exons ATGTGCCTGAGAAGGCATCATGTATCCAGGCCACACAATACAGGCTGTAGGCTCATTGTTGCTGCCTACCAGCCGGCCTGTCGCTGCCCAAGGGACGAGacccctctgtgtgtctctggaCGGCTCACCATGCACCTCACCCAGCTCAACCACGAGTGTCTCCTCCACCTTTTCTCCTTCCTGGACAAGGACAGTCGCAGGAGCTTGTCCCTCACCTCTCAACTGCTGCACGAGATCTTCGTGGACCCCTGCCTCTGGAATCTGCTCCACTTCAGCTCGCCGGGTCAGCTGAGGAGGGACAACTTTGTGCTGGGACCCTCGCTGCGGTACCTGACTATTTGCTGGTACTCCAGCAGAGTGCAAGTGTGCAACATCGAGGACTGGCTGAAGAGTTCGTTTCAGAGGGACATCTGCAGCAAACATGAGAGCCTGGTCAGCACTTTCCTGGCCCATGTCTGCcacat GTGTCCCAACCTGCTGGAGTTGACCCTCTCTGGCTGCGGCCACATCACTGACCAGGATGTGGTCTCcttgctgcagagctgcaggaggctgcGTCGCCTTCACCTGGAGAACTGCGTCCGTATCACCGACCGCAGCCTGGAAGGCGTGGTGGCTCACGGAGACGgtctggaggaggtgaaggtggACTTTTGCAGGAACATCACTCAGGCGGGGCTGCAGGCTGTCAGGGAGAGGAGGCCAGGCCTCCAGctgacagcagagagaagtgctGACATGATCCCTGACAGCAAGCCTGAGGAGAAGGTGCCGCTGAGGAGGACACTGCAGAAAGTCCTGCTGTTCTCCTGA
- the LOC109624653 gene encoding circadian-associated transcriptional repressor yields MSATDSDNSIDWLASDTEDNESEREFDCSRELSKTEAPPSPSSLTHLGPSDGSCRRSSEMKRGDSDWSEVREASSRGSSPGRTETYDIAIGLCKTHQGEKANGRNAQQALKRPRSSAEEECEQRQLISNISERDRIFSSKCMELQCYIHPLSLILNGLRSGRYRERLSSFQESVAMDRIQRIMGVLQNPCMGEKYINIILKMEEMLKSWFPNVKLQDQVAVTQTEKAAPTKKLKLSPVNATAAESPVTVSDPPVGAKALRVTDLTPGGAYSASNLKWLHTSPICSPTAEQAQAGPRHLLPPRDRDLTQVNAVSSSTDAHSKTDSVPRGLPPGKINAPCLERLLKSTESIITRRETRGLMDSSWS; encoded by the exons ATGTCTGCTACAGATTCGGACAACTCCATTGACTGGCTGGCCAGTGACACCGAGGACAATGAGAGCGAACGGGAGTTTGACTGTTCCAGAGAGCTCAGCAAGACAGAGGCTCCTCCGTCCCCAAGCAGCCTAACACACCTGGGTCCGTCTGACGGCAGCTGCCGCCGGAGCAGCGAGATGAAGAGGGGAGACAGTGACTGGAGCGAGGTCAGGGAGGCCTCCAGCCGGGGATCTTCCCCAGGCCGCACAGAGACATACGACATCGCCATTGGACTGTGTAAAACGCACCAAGGTGAAAAGGCGAACGGCAGAAATGCCCAACAAGCACTGAAGAGACCTCGCAGCTCGGCAGAGGAAGAGTGCGAGCAACGGCAGCTCATTTCCAACATATCAGAGAGAGACCGAATTTTCAGCAGTAAG TGCATGGAGCTACAATGCTACATTCACCCACTGTCATTAATCTTGAATGGCCTTCGTTCAGGAAGATACAGAGAAC GACTCAGCAGTTTTCAGGAGAGTGTGGCGATGGACAGGATTCAGAGGATCATGGGTGTTCTGCAGAACCCCTGCATGGG agagaaatacatTAATATCATTCTTAAAATGGAGGAAATGCTGAAGAGCTGGTTCCCTAACGTTAAACTCCAAGACCAAGTTGCTGTCACGCAGACGGAGAAAGCCGCTCCCACCAAGAAACTGAAG CTATCTCCAGTGAACGCCACTGCAGCCGAGAGCCCTGTCACCGTGAGCGATCCTCCAGTCGGTGCCAAAGCCCTGCGAGTCACCGACCTCACTCCTGGTGGAGCCTACTCCGCCAGTAACCTGAAGTGGCTCCACACGTCACCCATCTGCTCCCCCACAGCAGAGCAGGCCCAGGCTGGCCCCAGGCACCTGCTGCCCCCCAGAGACAGAGACCTAACCCAGGTTAACGCTGTGTCCTCCAGCACAGACGCCCACTCTAAGACAGACTCTGTGCCACGGGGCCTTCCGCCTGGCAAAATCAACGCACCCTGCCTAGAGAGGCTCCTTAAATCGACAGAAAGCATCATCACCCGCAGGGAGACACGGGGTTTGATGGACAGCAGCTGGTCCTAG